The following coding sequences are from one Epinephelus moara isolate mb chromosome 7, YSFRI_EMoa_1.0, whole genome shotgun sequence window:
- the slc15a1a gene encoding solute carrier family 15 member 1, with translation MTDNEDPKKGRQSKGKSKEVCGYPLSIFFIVVNEFCERFSYYGMRAVLVLYFKYFLRWDDDLATSIYHVFVALCYLTPILGAIVADSWLGKYKTIIYLSIVYAIGQIAMSVSAIHDVTDADRDGKPDDMTYHVVLSMVGLFLIALGTGGIKPCVAAFGGDQFGDHQEKQRRTFFSVFYLCINGGSLLSTIITPILRAQECGIYTKQKCYSLAFGVPAALMVVALVVFIVGSGMYYKAEPQGNIMLDVCKCIGFAIKNRYRHRSKQYPKRKHWMDWAEEKYDKLLIAQIKMVLRVLFLYIPLPMFWTLFDQKGSRWTLQATTMDGNFGLLVIQPDQMQTVNPILILTLVPIMDSLIYPLIQKCGLNFTPLKRMTVGMVMAAIAFVCAALVQIQIDKTLPTFPSASQSQLKLLNMGNNQLMVKLPGNDPLPLPAAQASKEFFTFDAENISISIGSPAVTREVSLAKGHRQTLLIPSDLTEEWLLTEDLTSKPQEGINEIRFINGMDIAVNVSTPAADFGLIEPFYYSNYSKIKSGKPVFTLWSGSQSCEFSREFGFGSSYTFFIPSTLDFGPNCQESISVAEDIKPNLVHMALQIPQYFFITTGEVMFSVTGLEFSYSQAPSNMKAVLQAGWLFTVAIGNFIVLIVAEIAKIPKQWAEYVLFASLLVAVCFIFSIMAHFYTYIDPTEIEAEFKKKDNKEDEDEDDKRKLQKAEIEMVKKGSVSSDSDQSHKDDDDPRNQTKM, from the exons ATGACAG ATAACGAGGATCCCAAGAAAGGGAGACAGAGCAAAGGGAAG AGTAAGGAGGTGTGCGGCTACCCGCTCAGCATCTTCTTCATTGTTGTCAATGAGTTCTGCGAGAGATTCTCCTACTATGGCATGCGAG CTGTCCTGGTGCTGTACTTCAAGTACTTCTTGCGCTGGGACGATGACTTGGCTACGTCCATCTACCACGTCTTTGTGGCTCTCTGCTACCTGACGCCCATCCTCGGGGCCATTGTGGCCGATTCCTGGCTGGGAAAGTATAA GACTATCATCTACTTGTCCATTGTCTATGCGATCGGCCAGATTGCGATGTCTGTCAGTGCAATCCACGACGTCACTGATGCAGACAGAGATGGGAAACCGGATGACATGACCTATCATGT TGTGTTGTCCATGGTGGGTCTGTTCCTCATTGCTCTGGGTACTGGTGGCATCAAACCTTGTGTGGCTGCCTTTGGTGGAGACCAATTTGGTGATCATCAG GAAAAGCAAAGAAGAActttcttctctgtgttctaCCTGTGCATCAATGGTGGGAGTCTCCTGTCAACCATTATCACTCCAATCCTGAGAG CTCAGGAGTGTGGCATCTACACTAAGCAGAAGTGTTACTCTCTGGCCTTCGGTGTCCCAGCAGCTCTGATGGTGGTTGCACTTG TGGTGTTTATCGTTGGAAGTGGTATGTACTACAAAGCTGAACCACAGGGAAACATCATGCTGGATGTGTGTAAATGCATCGGG TTTGCCATTAAAAACCGCTACAGGCACAGAAGCAAACAGTACCCAAAGAGGAAGCACTGGATGGACTGGGCAGAAGAAAAATATGAT AAACTCCTCATTGCTCAGATCAAAATGGTGCTGAGGGTCCTCTTTTTATACATCCCACTCCCGATGTTCTGGACTCTGTTCGACCAAAAG GGCTCTAGATGGACTCTGCAAGCCACCACGATGGATGGAAACTTT GGGCTTCTTGTTATACAGCCTGATCAGATGCAG ACTGTAAACCCCATCCTGATTCTGACTCTGGTGCCTATCATGGACAGCTTAATCTACCCTCTGATCCAAAAGTGTGGCCTGAACTTTAC ACCTCTGAAAAGAATGACAGTGGGGATGGTTATGGCAGCTATAGCTTTTGTCTGCGCTGCCTTGGTTCAGATTCAAATTGAT AAAACATTACCCACCTTCCCATCCGCCTCCCAGAGTCAATTGAAATTACTAAACATGGGCAATAATCAGTTGATGGTTAAACTGCCTGGCAATGACCCTCTGCCACTTCCTGCAGCTCAG GCCAGTAAGGAATTCTTCACATTTGACGCAGAGAATATCAGCATTTCAATAGGCAGCCCTGCGGTGACGAGAGAAGTTTCCTTGGCCAAAGGACATCGACAAACCCTTCTGATTCCCTCAGACCTCACTGAGGAATGGCTGTTG ACTGAGGATTTGACCTCCAAGCCACAAGAAGGCATCAATGAAATCCG ATTTATAAATGGAATGGATATAGCAGTGAACGTCTCAACTCCTGCAGCTGACTTTGGACTAATTGAGCCATTTTATTATTCCAACTACTCCAAGATAAAGAGTGGAAA GCCAGTCTTCACCTTATGGAGTGGGTCACAGTCATGTGAATTCAGCAGGGAGTTTGGATTTGGAAGTTCATATACCTTCTTTATCCCCAGCACTCTTGACTTTGGACCAAAT tgTCAGGAGTCTATTTCTGTAGCAGAAGACATCAAACCCAACTTAGTTCACATGGCTCTGCAGATCCCACAGTACTTCTTCATAACTACTGGTGAAGTGATGTTTTCTGTTACTGGTCTGGAGTTCTCCTACTCACAG GCGCCTAGTAATATGAAAGCAGTGCTGCAAGCAGGCTGGTTGTTCACTGTTGCTATTGGCAACTTCATCGTACTGATCGTGGCTGAGATTGCAAAGATTCCCAAGCAG TGGGCAGAGTACGTCCTGTTTGCCTCCCTCTTGGTTGCAGTTTGCTTCATCTTCTCCATCATGGCGCATTTCTACACCTACATCGATCCTACAGAAATTGAGGCCGAGTTCAAGAAGAAGGATAAtaaggaggatgaggatgaggatgataaACGCAAGCTACAAAAGGCAGAGATCGAGATGGTCAAGAAAGGCTCAGTTAGCAGTGACTCGGATCAAAGTCACAAAGATGACGATGATCCACGCAATCAGACCAAAATGTGA
- the LOC126393293 gene encoding dedicator of cytokinesis protein 9-like → MCAAFCYEILKCCNSKLSSIRSDAAHLLYFLMKSNFDYTGRKSFVRTHLQVVIAVSQLIADVIGIGSTRFQQSLSIINNCANSDKTIKNTAFPSDVKDLTKRIRTVLMATAQMKEHERDPEMLVDLQYSLAKSYASTPELRKTWLDSMARIHVKNGDLSEAAMCYVHVAALVAEYLRRKGMFKQGCSAFRVVTPNIDEEAAMMEDVGMQDVHFNEDVLMELLEECADGLWKAERYELISDIYKLIIPIYEKRRDFEKLAHLYDTLHRAYSKVTEVMHTGKRLLGTYFRVAFFGQGFFEDEDGKEYIYKEPKFTPLSEISQRLLKLYSDKFGQENVKMIQDSGRINPKDLDSKYAYIQVTHVTPYLEEKELVDRKTDFEKSHNIRRFVFEMPFTISGKKQGGVEEQCKRRTILTTTHCFPYVKKRIAVMYQHHTDLSPIEVAIDEMSKKVAEIKQLCSSSEVDMIRLQLKLQGSISVQVNAGPLAYARAFLDDASAKKYPDNKVKQLKEVFRHFVEACGHGLGINERLIKEDQQEYHDEMKANYRDLARELSIIMHEQISPVEDGMKSVLPDSLHIFNAISGTPTSATIHGIPSSSSVV, encoded by the exons ATGTGTGCTGCTTTCTGCTACGAGATCCTGAAGTGTTGTAACTCCAAGCTGAGCTCCATCCGCAGTGACGCGGCCCATCTGCTCTACTTCCTCATGAAGAGCAACTTTGACTACACAGGTCGCAAGTCTTTCGTCCGGACGCACCTACAG GTGGTGATTGCTGTCAGCCAGCTGATAGCTGATGTGATTGGGATCGGAAGTACACGCTTCCAGCAGTCTCTGTCAATAATCAACAACTGTGCCAACAGTGACAAAACTATCAAG AACACAGCTTTCCCATCAGACGTTAAGGACCTGACCAAACGCATCAGAACAGTTTTGATGGCCACGGCTCAGATGAAGGAGCACGAGAGAGATCCAGAGATGCTGGTGGACCTGCAGTACAGCCTCGCCAAGTCTTACGCCAGCACACCTGAGCTACGCAAGACCTGGCTGGACAGCATGGCCCGCATCCATGTGAAGAACGGAGACCTGTCAGAG GCGGCCATGTGCTACGTGCACGTTGCAGCACTTGTGGCAGAATATCTGCGGAGAAAAG GCATGTTCAAGCAGGGCTGCTCAGCGTTTCGTGTCGTGACTCCAAACATTGACGAGGAAGCAGCGATGATGGAGGACGTCGGCATGCAGGACGTCCATTTCAATGAG GATGTCCTAATGGAGCTTTTGGAGGAGTGTGCAGACGGACTGTGGAAAGCAGAACGTTACGAGCTCATCTCTGACATCTACAAGCTCATAATCCCCATTTATGAGAAGCGCAGGGACTTTGAA AAACTGGCCCACCTCTATGACACCCTGCATCGTGCATACAGTAAAGTGACAGAGGTCATGCACACAGGCAAGAGATTGCTGGGCACCTACTTCAGAGTGGCCTTCTTTGGCCAG GGCTTCTTTGAAGATGAAGATGGGAAGGAGTACATCTACAAAGAACCCAAATTCACCCCTCTGTCTGAGATTTCGCAGAGGCTCCTCAAGCTGTACTCTGACAAGTTTGGACAGGAGAACGTGAAGATGATCCAGGACTCTGGAAGG ATTAACCCCAAAGACTTGGACTCCAAATATGCCTACATCCAAGTGACACATGTGACCCCTTACCTGGAGGAGAAGGAGCTGGTGGACAGGAAGACAGACTTCGAGAAGAGCCACAACATCCGGCGCTTTGTGTTTGAGATGCCTTTCACCATATCAGGCAAAAAGCAAGGCGGGGTGGAGGAGCAGTGCAAACGCAGGACTATACTAACCA CCACGCACTGTTTCCCCTACGTAAAGAAACGAATCGCAGTGATGTATCAACACCACACTGACCTGAGCCCCATTGAGGTGGCCATCGATGAGATGAGCAAGAAGGTGGCCGAGATCAAGCAGCTCTGCTCCTCCAGTGAGGTGGACATGATCCGTCTGCAGCTCAAACTGCAGGGCAGCATCAGTGTCCAG GTAAATGCAGGGCCGCTTGCATATGCGCGAGCTTTTCTGGACGATGCGAGCGCCAAGAAGTATCCAGATAACAAGGTCAAACAGCTGAAAGAGGTCTTCAG GCATTTTGTGGAGGCATGCGGCCACGGCTTAGGTATTAATGAGCGGCTGATCAAAGAGGACCAACAGGAGTATCATGATGAGATGAAAGCCAACTATAGAGACCTGGCCAGAGAGCTGTCCATCATCATGCATGAGCAA ATCAGTCCTGTGGAAGATGGCATGAAGAGCGTTCTTCCAGACTCGCTTCACATCTTCAACGCCATCAGCGGCACGCCAACCAGTGCCACCATCCACGGCATCCCCAGCTCGTCCTCTGTGGTATGA